A portion of the Salminus brasiliensis chromosome 9, fSalBra1.hap2, whole genome shotgun sequence genome contains these proteins:
- the LOC140562808 gene encoding interleukin-12 subunit alpha, whose translation MEAEPCSTGPLGARVLLISMANEMCVHRTLPFVAPTQTKVRSLVGRRSRHGLYRLRRELEANFILRLLVGVVGGARSSVLLLLSSSLWRLSAPSPVGSPAPSPQFDRSTCKGLARSLLWNVMATLAVDHLFRGLNCTEQSAELHLRTQTLAVCSPQHSKCSDGRGFTFDQDACLQSVLEDLRQYRATFKAYSDRDHVLEQSVLKSIDDLMQNCFSATLLDSPQPLVSMEHENSFEGRLKLCKVLKAFHIRAVTINRVVNHILAVDSGVKE comes from the exons ATGGAGGCAGAGCCTTgctccactggaccactcggagcTCGAGTTTTGCTGATTTCTATGGCGAATGAAATGTGCGTCCATCGCACCCTACCATTCGTGGCACCGACCCAAACGAAAGTGAGGTCTTTGGTGGGAAGGCGGAGTCGgcatggtctgtacagactgcggAGGGAGCTGGAG GCCAACTTCATCTTGCGGCTGCTTGTTGGGGTTGTGGGAGGAGCTCGGA GCTCCGTCCTTCTGCTCCTGTCTTCCTCATTATGGCGACTGAGTGCTCCAAGTCCAGTGGGATCACCTGCCCCATCACCCCAGTTTGACAGAAGCACTTGCAAGGGCCTGGCACGCTCCCTGCTCTGGAACGTGATGGCTACGCTTGCAGTC GACCACCTGTTCAGAGGGCTGAACTGCACGGAGCAGAGTGCCGAGCTCCACCTCAGGACCCAGACGTTAGCAGTGTGCTCTCCACAG CACTCCAAATGCTCAGACGGCAGAGGCTTCACTTTCGATCAG GATGCATGTCTCCAGAGTGTTTTGGAAGATCTCAGGCAGTACCGGGCAACGTTTAAAGCTTACAGCGATCGAGACCATGTCCTGGAACAGTCGGTGCTCAAGAGCATTGATGACCTCATGCAG AACTGCTTCTCTGCCACACTACTGGACAGTCCTCAACCTCTG GTTTCCATGGAACATGAGAACTCCTTTGAGGGAAGACTGAAGCTGTGCAAAGTCTTGAAGGCCTTCCATATCCGTGCTGTCACCATCAACCGAGTGGTGAACCACATCCTGGCCGTGGATTCGGGAGTCAAGGAGTAA
- the LOC140562606 gene encoding glutamate-rich protein 6 isoform X2 codes for MESGGASGERNPPSSTWDSRMPSAIHGVQAAVKKQDSSLPSDVSSAIGGLESEQNFTLVELMEQDYIQILEAPLDPSHGLHGVLRYRRESQERKVSLQPQPPSDQPVWCEFCGTAAKPPLGPDHGEEPKDFCCLQYKEMFEEVAQERRFALELCEEKPGGTARAGDFSSGVEEQLQLGAGERDSEESRLQQREMERFYREAQARLSSENSVFHTRTISFQLSGSDPVEERPAARRESRDSAEEEKPELGEWSEPSGSGAAGFGLTQQQDAARLVQRFYSDGRTFLTGFPDGSAQVLYPSGNLAVVLLTTEKERVCIVREDIASHCPLRAVFQSSGRATCYHGNGRVWLNMDMWGGQSLDEAGARTRRWSWSDQAQTPTPFRPIFLSLNKSVGVRVLGRQCVFVSFLALGQQAKFSVGSCVKPKAYASPPRGPSLCKEELILLACRLHLRLTLTRLRWCHRFPSSPRHRNVKPPPVLLSLARRLLSLSHSVPMKDTDRTFIQHCLQDCQ; via the exons ATGGAGAGTGGGGGAGCCTCGGGTGAAAGAAACCCCCCTTCCAGCACATGGGATAGTCGGATGCCCTCAGCAATCCACGGGGTCCAAGCAGCTGTAAAGAAGCAGGACAGCAGTTTGCCGTCAG ATGTTTCTTCAGCGATCGGAGGCCTTGAGTCTGAACAGAACTTTACGTTGGTGGAGCTG ATGGAGCAGGACTACATACAGATTCTGGAAGCTCCGCTGGACCCCAGCCATGGCCTCCACGGTGTCCTGAGATACAGGAGGGAATCACAGGAGCGAAAAGTCAGTCTTCAG CCTCAGCCGCCCAGTGACCAGCCAGTGTGGTGCGAATTTTGTGGTACCGCAGCCAAACCGCCCCTGGGTCCAGATCATGGCGAGGAACCCAAG GACTTCTGTTGTCTGCAGTACAAGGAGATGTTTGAGGAGGTGGCCCAGGAGAGGAGGTTCGccctggagctgtgtgaggAGAAGCCCGGAGGAACCGCGAGAGCCGGAGACTTCAGCAGTGGTGTGGAGGAGCAGCTGCAGCTGGGAGCTGGAGAGCGGGACAGTGAGGAAAGCAG ACTGcaacagagagagatggagaggttCTACAGAGAGGCTCAGGCCCGACTGTCTTCAGAGAACA GCGTGTTCCACACCAGGACCATCAGCTTCCAGCTCTCCGGCTCTGACCCTGTGGAGGAAAGACCTGCTGCTCGCAGAGAGTCCAGAGACTCCGCTGAGGAGGAGAAGCCTGAACTGGGGGAGTGGAGCGAGCCTTCTGGTTCTGGAGCGGCCGGGTTCGGTCTGACCCAGCAGCAG GACGCTGCTCGCCTCGTCCAGAGGTTCTACTCGGACGGGAGAACGTTCCTCACCGGGTTTCCCGACGGATCCGCACAAGTCCT CTACCCCTCAGGAAATCTGGCCGTCGTCCTCCTCACAACCGAGAAGGAGCGGGTGTGCATCGTCCGTGAAGACATCGCTTCCCACTGTCCACTCAGAGCCGTGTTCCAGTCCAGCGGCAGGGCCAcctgttaccatggcaacggcAGGGTCTG GCTGAACATGGACATGTGGGGAGGCCAGAGTCTCGATGAAGCAGGAGCCAGGACCAGAAGGTGGAGCTGGAGTGACCAAGCCCAAACCCCCACTCCTTTCAGACCCATCTTCTTGTCGCTTAATAAAAGCGTAGGGGTCAGGGTTCTGGGACGACAGTGCGTCTTCGTGTCCTTCCTGGCCTTGGGACAGCAGGCCAAGTTCAGCGTTGGCAGCTGCGTGAAG CCAAAGGCCTACGCCTCCCCTCCTCGAGGTCCGTCCCTGTGCAAGGAAGAGCTCATCCTGCTAGCATGTCGGCTGCACCTTCGGCTGACGCTCACTCGTCTGCGGTGGTGCCACCGTTTCCCCTCCAGCCCCAGGCACCGCAACGTCAAACCACCTCCCGTCCTCCTCTCTCTGGCCCGGAGACTACTGAGCTTGAGCCACAGTGTGCCCATGAAGGACACGGACAGGACCTTCATCCAGCACTGCCTGCAGGACTGCCAGTGA
- the LOC140562606 gene encoding glutamate-rich protein 6 isoform X3, translating to MFLDVSSAIGGLESEQNFTLVELQMEQDYIQILEAPLDPSHGLHGVLRYRRESQERKVSLQPQPPSDQPVWCEFCGTAAKPPLGPDHGEEPKDFCCLQYKEMFEEVAQERRFALELCEEKPGGTARAGDFSSGVEEQLQLGAGERDSEESRLQQREMERFYREAQARLSSENSVFHTRTISFQLSGSDPVEERPAARRESRDSAEEEKPELGEWSEPSGSGAAGFGLTQQQDAARLVQRFYSDGRTFLTGFPDGSAQVLYPSGNLAVVLLTTEKERVCIVREDIASHCPLRAVFQSSGRATCYHGNGRVWLNMDMWGGQSLDEAGARTRRWSWSDQAQTPTPFRPIFLSLNKSVGVRVLGRQCVFVSFLALGQQAKFSVGSCVKPKAYASPPRGPSLCKEELILLACRLHLRLTLTRLRWCHRFPSSPRHRNVKPPPVLLSLARRLLSLSHSVPMKDTDRTFIQHCLQDCQ from the exons ATGTTTTTAGATGTTTCTTCAGCGATCGGAGGCCTTGAGTCTGAACAGAACTTTACGTTGGTGGAGCTG CAGATGGAGCAGGACTACATACAGATTCTGGAAGCTCCGCTGGACCCCAGCCATGGCCTCCACGGTGTCCTGAGATACAGGAGGGAATCACAGGAGCGAAAAGTCAGTCTTCAG CCTCAGCCGCCCAGTGACCAGCCAGTGTGGTGCGAATTTTGTGGTACCGCAGCCAAACCGCCCCTGGGTCCAGATCATGGCGAGGAACCCAAG GACTTCTGTTGTCTGCAGTACAAGGAGATGTTTGAGGAGGTGGCCCAGGAGAGGAGGTTCGccctggagctgtgtgaggAGAAGCCCGGAGGAACCGCGAGAGCCGGAGACTTCAGCAGTGGTGTGGAGGAGCAGCTGCAGCTGGGAGCTGGAGAGCGGGACAGTGAGGAAAGCAG ACTGcaacagagagagatggagaggttCTACAGAGAGGCTCAGGCCCGACTGTCTTCAGAGAACA GCGTGTTCCACACCAGGACCATCAGCTTCCAGCTCTCCGGCTCTGACCCTGTGGAGGAAAGACCTGCTGCTCGCAGAGAGTCCAGAGACTCCGCTGAGGAGGAGAAGCCTGAACTGGGGGAGTGGAGCGAGCCTTCTGGTTCTGGAGCGGCCGGGTTCGGTCTGACCCAGCAGCAG GACGCTGCTCGCCTCGTCCAGAGGTTCTACTCGGACGGGAGAACGTTCCTCACCGGGTTTCCCGACGGATCCGCACAAGTCCT CTACCCCTCAGGAAATCTGGCCGTCGTCCTCCTCACAACCGAGAAGGAGCGGGTGTGCATCGTCCGTGAAGACATCGCTTCCCACTGTCCACTCAGAGCCGTGTTCCAGTCCAGCGGCAGGGCCAcctgttaccatggcaacggcAGGGTCTG GCTGAACATGGACATGTGGGGAGGCCAGAGTCTCGATGAAGCAGGAGCCAGGACCAGAAGGTGGAGCTGGAGTGACCAAGCCCAAACCCCCACTCCTTTCAGACCCATCTTCTTGTCGCTTAATAAAAGCGTAGGGGTCAGGGTTCTGGGACGACAGTGCGTCTTCGTGTCCTTCCTGGCCTTGGGACAGCAGGCCAAGTTCAGCGTTGGCAGCTGCGTGAAG CCAAAGGCCTACGCCTCCCCTCCTCGAGGTCCGTCCCTGTGCAAGGAAGAGCTCATCCTGCTAGCATGTCGGCTGCACCTTCGGCTGACGCTCACTCGTCTGCGGTGGTGCCACCGTTTCCCCTCCAGCCCCAGGCACCGCAACGTCAAACCACCTCCCGTCCTCCTCTCTCTGGCCCGGAGACTACTGAGCTTGAGCCACAGTGTGCCCATGAAGGACACGGACAGGACCTTCATCCAGCACTGCCTGCAGGACTGCCAGTGA
- the LOC140562607 gene encoding schwannomin-interacting protein 1, giving the protein MVHQEKCLYQAQRNERESIRQKLALGSFYDDGPAFFTGCSKGGKNCLSSRLQNGVNLQMCFVNDSSSDKDSDAEDSRTETSLDTPLSPMSKQSSSLSDRDTGEEDLEPEDCEFWRVQRRLQEEARGALALARPMARMQVEVERQIQLHRRSPVADLLPHLPHISESLMKRSLRPMDLRDMSLGQLQVITNDLHSQIQGLNEELVQLLLLRDELHVEQDAMLVDVEDLTRHAHSQQRHVAEKALAKRKGACSL; this is encoded by the exons ATGGTGCACCAGGAGAAATGCCTTTACCAG GCCCAGAGGAacgagagggagtcgatcaggCAGAAGCTGGCCCTTGGCAGTTTCTATGACGACGGACCCGCTTTCTTCACTGGCTGCAGCAAGGGTGGCAAAAACTGCCTGTCCTCACG GCTTCAGAATGGGGTGAACCTGCAGATGTGCTTTGTAAATGACAGCAGCAGTGATAAGGACAGCGATGCAGAGGACAGCAGGACTGAGACAAGCCTGGACACACCCTTGTCTCCAATG AGTAAGCAGAGCTCCTCCCTGTCGGACCGGGACACCGGAGAGGAGGACCTGGAGCCGGAGGACTGTGAGTTTTGGCGGGTGCAGCGGCGGCTGCAGGAGGAAGCCCGGGGAGCGCTGGCCCTTGCTCGTCCCATGGCCCGAATGCAGGTGGAGGTTGAGCGACAGATACAGCTGCACCGTCGATCCCCCGTGGCCGACTTG CTGCCGCACCtgccacacatcagtgaaagttTGATGAAGAGGAGCCTGAGGCCCATGGACCTGAGGGACATGAGCCTGGGTCAGCTACAGGTCATCACCAACGACCTCCACTCTCAGATTCAAG GTCTGAATGAGGAACTGgtacagctgctgctgttgaggGACGAGCTTCATGTGGAGCAGGACGCCATGCTGGTGGATGTGGAGGACTTGACCAG GCACGCGCACAGTCAGCAGAGACACGTGGCGGAGAAGGCCCTGGCCAAGCGGAAAGGAGCTTGCTCCCTGTGA
- the LOC140562606 gene encoding glutamate-rich protein 6 isoform X1, with product MESGGASGERNPPSSTWDSRMPSAIHGVQAAVKKQDSSLPSDVSSAIGGLESEQNFTLVELQMEQDYIQILEAPLDPSHGLHGVLRYRRESQERKVSLQPQPPSDQPVWCEFCGTAAKPPLGPDHGEEPKDFCCLQYKEMFEEVAQERRFALELCEEKPGGTARAGDFSSGVEEQLQLGAGERDSEESRLQQREMERFYREAQARLSSENSVFHTRTISFQLSGSDPVEERPAARRESRDSAEEEKPELGEWSEPSGSGAAGFGLTQQQDAARLVQRFYSDGRTFLTGFPDGSAQVLYPSGNLAVVLLTTEKERVCIVREDIASHCPLRAVFQSSGRATCYHGNGRVWLNMDMWGGQSLDEAGARTRRWSWSDQAQTPTPFRPIFLSLNKSVGVRVLGRQCVFVSFLALGQQAKFSVGSCVKPKAYASPPRGPSLCKEELILLACRLHLRLTLTRLRWCHRFPSSPRHRNVKPPPVLLSLARRLLSLSHSVPMKDTDRTFIQHCLQDCQ from the exons ATGGAGAGTGGGGGAGCCTCGGGTGAAAGAAACCCCCCTTCCAGCACATGGGATAGTCGGATGCCCTCAGCAATCCACGGGGTCCAAGCAGCTGTAAAGAAGCAGGACAGCAGTTTGCCGTCAG ATGTTTCTTCAGCGATCGGAGGCCTTGAGTCTGAACAGAACTTTACGTTGGTGGAGCTG CAGATGGAGCAGGACTACATACAGATTCTGGAAGCTCCGCTGGACCCCAGCCATGGCCTCCACGGTGTCCTGAGATACAGGAGGGAATCACAGGAGCGAAAAGTCAGTCTTCAG CCTCAGCCGCCCAGTGACCAGCCAGTGTGGTGCGAATTTTGTGGTACCGCAGCCAAACCGCCCCTGGGTCCAGATCATGGCGAGGAACCCAAG GACTTCTGTTGTCTGCAGTACAAGGAGATGTTTGAGGAGGTGGCCCAGGAGAGGAGGTTCGccctggagctgtgtgaggAGAAGCCCGGAGGAACCGCGAGAGCCGGAGACTTCAGCAGTGGTGTGGAGGAGCAGCTGCAGCTGGGAGCTGGAGAGCGGGACAGTGAGGAAAGCAG ACTGcaacagagagagatggagaggttCTACAGAGAGGCTCAGGCCCGACTGTCTTCAGAGAACA GCGTGTTCCACACCAGGACCATCAGCTTCCAGCTCTCCGGCTCTGACCCTGTGGAGGAAAGACCTGCTGCTCGCAGAGAGTCCAGAGACTCCGCTGAGGAGGAGAAGCCTGAACTGGGGGAGTGGAGCGAGCCTTCTGGTTCTGGAGCGGCCGGGTTCGGTCTGACCCAGCAGCAG GACGCTGCTCGCCTCGTCCAGAGGTTCTACTCGGACGGGAGAACGTTCCTCACCGGGTTTCCCGACGGATCCGCACAAGTCCT CTACCCCTCAGGAAATCTGGCCGTCGTCCTCCTCACAACCGAGAAGGAGCGGGTGTGCATCGTCCGTGAAGACATCGCTTCCCACTGTCCACTCAGAGCCGTGTTCCAGTCCAGCGGCAGGGCCAcctgttaccatggcaacggcAGGGTCTG GCTGAACATGGACATGTGGGGAGGCCAGAGTCTCGATGAAGCAGGAGCCAGGACCAGAAGGTGGAGCTGGAGTGACCAAGCCCAAACCCCCACTCCTTTCAGACCCATCTTCTTGTCGCTTAATAAAAGCGTAGGGGTCAGGGTTCTGGGACGACAGTGCGTCTTCGTGTCCTTCCTGGCCTTGGGACAGCAGGCCAAGTTCAGCGTTGGCAGCTGCGTGAAG CCAAAGGCCTACGCCTCCCCTCCTCGAGGTCCGTCCCTGTGCAAGGAAGAGCTCATCCTGCTAGCATGTCGGCTGCACCTTCGGCTGACGCTCACTCGTCTGCGGTGGTGCCACCGTTTCCCCTCCAGCCCCAGGCACCGCAACGTCAAACCACCTCCCGTCCTCCTCTCTCTGGCCCGGAGACTACTGAGCTTGAGCCACAGTGTGCCCATGAAGGACACGGACAGGACCTTCATCCAGCACTGCCTGCAGGACTGCCAGTGA